catatacacatggaaaattgaaagatttcggggCAGGGGGTAGAGGAGGGTTGAAACCctcaacctgccccccccccccccccggcaacgaCAGTGCTTCGCAATAgtggagtgacctaaagtcgcctATACAGTTACACGTGATGgctgctaactctgtggcacatggtaaatccattttctcagtgtgacgttaaacacaaaTTACAtcttatcatcaacgctctccttaaagaaaacaccacaactgtcaacaaatttacagtaattctgatagtgcgcttctactaacaagGCAGAAGAtcaaatagtcataaagaaatTCTTAAACGGCatagtttcgggggggggggggggggggggagatttttTCACATATGTATTTCTCCCCTTTAATAATCTGTATACCTGActaaaaaattgcgagcgtttatgtgaaggtgttcaaggtcaccctcgttcgctgaaaaattgggtaactatagaaacgtgtacccgcagttgccgatagaaagaagcaactttcattttgaaaacaaatttgataaccatcgctagattattgcaaggagaattttccaataactacagcttcttgtagaaataaagcaacagctgaATTTGAAcgctgtcatcggacagattgcCTCTCTCATAATCAACACGTCCACACCTACACTGAATAGgcactcgaaggacgcattggGTGGTACTCTCAACGCCTGattaatgaaaatagcgcgaaaaaacgtaggacgagacgaggAAGGCTAaagcacaagcgcatgcgctgtagccttcttcgtctcgtcctacgttttttcgcactattttcattcatcatgaattaccaactcgtcaACAGTCTATTCAATTAACGCCTGGCGGGCTGGCATGAGTACGCCGCTGTGACAatagaacgtcggggcgagctctgcaatagtggcgcctatgagacgagggaAATTTGTGTGaaacttccgggataattgagaaaaaaagtaacgagtaacgtgacacctcacgttaccgaaaaatgttaacgtaagtacgttacccgttacagttcctaaatagtaacgagtacgttactaagttaccgaaaaaagtaacgcgttaccggtaacgccgttacttgtaacgcgttaccgccaacactgattttaagtgcaagatgcggagcgactcttatcccagggcaaacgccgttgttgattttcccattactagtggcgatgcgccagaccatagagacactcgtttccccgagcggcggtgacggtggcggtgactcggggaagaagggtgggacaaagaaccttgttgttttgaacacgaaaacgtagtgtaggttgggtgtagttgcctgccgaggagtcaacacgacagctttaatttatgtagcgctgcccagcctggcgtattcctcccagaagcagatagagcacgtttttatccccattgcattgtgccatagatgaggtttgcaggagacttgctactttactcaaaagccctagctcgtatgcagttgatgtagactcaatttaaaaatgtctgccatgcttttttctccactttatgcaggtattatattttgtagttgttctttgaaatgcaaaatgagattgcgtggttagcactgcgtgcgtacatgaaagagccagctatgactccaattatattttatattgccctgcaatcatttcgcaagagtgttacgcgcgtaattcaccgaaagtatacacagtaccagtgaaagtcgtgacactgaaagaagttcctaaaacaatctagaaaatatcttgtgtgcggcaggtatcttcacaatagcCGAAGACTGGACAGTGCCTcatttatgctcaaggcataactagctgaaacgggccgggccgggccgggccgggccgggcccaaacctttcgggcccgggccgggtacgggccacattcaggaacaccgggccgggctcgggcgggccggagcatggcgttttcgggccgggccgggcccgggccggaaaaatcggcccgtgcagtgctctagcccaaatatcactaaaagagttgcctgcagaatgcaggagcaaaaataaatatcctgtgcgtttctcttccacagcttgtgtttttattcgcggcgccagaaactggcgaaatagtttcggaccgctagagccggaaagtgggtaaaggttttggaccgcaaagggttaaagcatAACGACGTGCAGGGGAAAAAACAAATTCAAGTCGAAACCAGAACATTATTCTATCGAACTGGGCTTACACCTGTCTTGTAAACTCTCACTGTGAGTGACAAAATGCACGTGCGTGTCTAGTGCATAAGAGAATTTGCGTCCACATACCAGCCGAGGTAGATGAGCACCATGATCTTCCTGATGTTGGGTGACTTGAGCATGAGCAGGGTGCCCTTCCAGAAGCTTGGGGCCTCCTCATCGACGGCGTGGCTTTGGGCGTCGCTGGCTGTTTTCTGCGAGTCGCGCATGGTCGACAGCATCACGTAGTCAGTTCCCGTTTTGtagaaagaatgacgaaaaaatgtgCTGAACAGTACCGAAAATTTTTTGCGCTAGTTTTGTAATCTGCCTCAAGCCATCCGCGTTCTAACTGCTTGGCTGTTTATTGAAAAAAGAATGTCATTGCAGTGGGGAACCATTCTTATTGAATGAACGGTTTAGCATATCCGTCTTTCCAATATCTGCGGTAGAGGAACAGCtcaacacggcaaggtgtggaaAAGGTCGTCAATATTTTTGAATCACCATCCATTCGGCCAATCTATGACGCAACAAGAAGTGTGACATACACGAAGgagtgctttttttgttttttagactTAGCCATTCGAATGCGGATTTTACACGTCGCAAAGCGACTTGTGGCATTGCATCATGTTTTATTGCGAGTACTGCCTTGTATTAATGTCATCAGTATTTACAAGCTCGTTGCCTCAACAAATAAGAAATGGAACGGTCACATGATTATATTTGATATGCTGCACTTCAAATTGTAAACGTGTATTCATGTAATCGGAGCTCGAGCAATCGAAAATTGCTTGTCACTGATGTTTCGAATCGTACAATAATTGCCTCGCGCAAAACCGCTTCGGTGCGTGAGCTTACTTACTTTCAAAAGCTTATTAAGTTGCTCTTCTGACACCTCCTTGCCGTTAATACGCGCAATTCTCTGGAGGATGGCAAGGGCTTCTTGCTTGCGGTTTACTGACAGCAGCCAACTAGATGATTCAGGGACCCACCTTGAATAGCAAAAAGAAACATAATTGACGAAGTGAATCAGTAACAAGTACAGAGTAGAGAAGCTGCGTTGCTTGCTGCATGTGAAGCTTGCAAAAGCTGCTGAATCGGGCGTTCCAAGGCCAGGATCTCCAGTCAGTCCAATTTCATGTCGTAACTCATCAGAATAGTAATGGGAAGGATTAGTAATGAATGGAGTGAAATTGGGTTAGTTAGTTAAAAGACTTTATTTGTTTATAAACTGGATGTGCGCCATCTATTCGACGTCAAATCATACGACCCACCGATCTTTCTGGAACTCTGTCTCACGGAAAAAATAATAGTAAGGGCCAAAGCACGTCTCCTAATTAACCAGTTGGCTAGAGGCAACAACCTTAGCTTGTGTGTAGGGCCGTCGTACTTCAGTACATATCCTAACACATCATTCGATGCGCGAGTACGACGTAGTTAGGTGGAACATTTCAGACACTCCTCTTATTAGCAGGAGGGTACGAACGAAATCGGTCTGCACTCCTGCATGAGCGTTTAAAGTAAGGGGTACTACCTCTACACTGTGCAGAGAATGCCATGAAGTGAGCGATGTATATACCTACAGATGGTCCTGCAAGCGatcttgcagtgaaaggaggaaGCTCGTGGACAGAATGGATAAAAGAAGGTTTCCCCCTGAGTGCACTGGGCAAACTGTGGTTCCAGAAGGTGCGCGGATGGTTGGCGAGGAAGTGTCGGTTATTCTTTTAAATTATCTGAGAGAGACTGGCCTAAATGACGCTTGGTAAACATAATGCCGGAAAGAGACGCTGGGGCGGAGCAATCGTtggccaggtctgccaggctagAACCGCCTGTAGCAACATCATGATCACCACCAGCACTACCGCCAAATTCTTCTCTTCATTTTTCTACTCTTTCATCCACTTTATTAATTGGAACCGAGTATGATAGCGTTGTTTCCGTTATTCGCATTAATATCGAATTCATATAAAAATGTCGTATATCCAAGCGGAGGTCGCGACCCACTTTCCTCGGTTGTAGATGTGCGCTTTGTGATCTAAATACGGTAGACCATAAAGTGGAATAAAACGAGCCGTGCTCACCAGAAGATCACGAGTAGAAACACGCTCATGGAGGCGTTTGTAACGATGAGCACCCTCCAGTTCTGCACAAGGTACGCATACCAGGGCAGCATCGTGGCCAGTACAGTCCAGCTGGTAGCCCAGACGAAGGCAACCAGTGTCCTCCTTTCAGATATGGTGTACTCCATCACTGCGAAAAGCACATTTCGACGTTTCAAGAAAGCGAGCCGCGTATTCCCGAATTATTGGTACGCTGGAACTTGCGATAAGAAAAGGCGCAGGGCAACCCTTATATCAAACACAATAGAAAACAAGACTGACCAAAGAAATGCTGTAGATCCAACGAGCTCTCTTGGTACCTACAGTCATGTATACCTTTAGAAGAGAGTAGCATTTCCACTTCAAAGGCGGATTCACACAAGCATGCACTAGTGAGCGCGCGCTCTATATGACGCCTTAAGCCGGGTGGTAGGTGACCTCGCCGTCTGATGATATCGCCGTGTAAACGAGCGAAGCTATTTTTTCAGTCGCAGAGGCGACCGGCTGCCACGCATCGGCCATCTGGCCGGAGCCTCTCTTGCCTTCTTGAGTTTTATCCGACTACACATACGGCGAAGCTCTTCCGCATCTTCTTCTTTAACCCACCGCTCCGGTGCATTGTCCGCAATCTGCCAATTTGCAGAGTGCTGCCGGCCGCGATACCACAGCAGCGCTCGTTAGCGCTCATGATGCGCTACTTCTGTCCTACGTCACTAAGACGTTTCAGCAACTCACCTAGCACAAACACTGTGGTCGTGACCGTGTAAGAACCTGCAGCGGTGAAGTACTTGAGTATCGTGTAACTAGTGAACTGGGAGAAGAAGGCGCCGAGCAGATTGCAGGTCGATCCCACCACTATGAGTACCAGGGCTGTCTTCTTGCGGCCGATCCTGCGGTTAACAAGTGAGACCCGTGAGCCCATTTGCACAATTTGGCCATCAGCAAACAAAACGAGAGTCTACCGACATGGTATGCCGGAAAGAGGAAATATTCAAGTGTAGCGAATTAGGCCGAATCGTAAGAGGTAACAATCAGAGGCAATGCCAAGATTGGCAGTGGAGCCGTTTTAGACGTATAGCTCATGATCAGCATCCCACCAAGCAAGTTTGATCTTTATCTTTATCAtttaaatttttttatatttcaccCCAGTGAGCTCAAGTAGCGTGCCACGACGTCCAATACACTGAGCAGGGAGAAAGCAGAGTGCTAACAACACTTTATTTCGCTTGTTTATGTAATTCGCTAAAGGTAAGCGGCGTGTAAGCAGCTGAACTTTATGGAGCACAATGCACCATCTCTGCAACATGAAAGCAATAAGAGTGATAAGTTTTGGGGACAAATAAAGTAATAATAAGGCAAACAAATTCTATTGTTGTGTCGCTCTATGAAGCGGTGTGCACCGGTTCAGAAGCATGGTACTTTTCGTGATAGTTTATTTTGATTACACTTCCTacttttttcttctgtctctctcccTTTTTCTGGTAAGGCTTTCCGCGATTCAAAGACGACGTAAAGTACATAGTCTATAAATTATATCTAAATTACCTTATCTTCTTGTAGTAAATACTGAAGATACACTAGAGATTCCGTGAAGGTTGCCTCTTCTGAATGGAATCAGGCGTTTCCTTTTCTATGGACTCCTATACTCAGCTTACCTTCAACCACTAGGTTTGTATACCCTAAAAGCAATCGTATTCTATTCTACTCGCAACGATGCAAGCAAAAAACAGGTAAGCAATAGCAAAAGACATTGCCCAATTTCAGTACGACCTCTACAATTAGActagaaaatttaaaaaaaagagaaagaaaagtgagcaAACATGACAGCGCGCCAAATATAGGCCAGTAGGTTTATTGCAGTTCTTGAAGGAACAGAACATGATTAGTAGTAGCCCTTCAAACTTGCCTTTCATTGCGCAGTTTTATTGTTACTCATATGTATACACAGGGTGTTAACCTTACTTGTCGGCGAGAAATCCTGACACGAAGTAACCGGTCATCGACCCTGACCAATAGGCGGTGTGGACAGCATACAATTTCCAGCTTTCGCCGCATACCCACTGATTCTGAAAAGAAAAgggcaaggaaaaaagaaatacgaTGGTTGCTTTCACGCGAAAATTTTCGTGGCTTCTGGGAAGTCGGGAAAATGTTTCGTAAGTTACGCGCTTGTGCCACTTCAAGTCTGTGAGAAAACGGGACGTTTTTGCAAGACGAATATGTGTAAGAGAGCTTATTGCAGTATCTTTCGGCCCTCTTAAGATACACGGACTCAAATCTATCAAACTTGGTCGCAGAGCATTGTTTGACTCGGCTGCCGAGGATTCTTGGATGAAAATATCCGCACTCGTAAAACATTGACTTGTGTGTTTTATGCACATATTTTTGGCTGGTGTTCAGGCATCTGAAGCGATAATTGTAGTACCCATGGTCTCTAGAGCGAAATGGCAAGTAGATGGAAGATATCATGAAGAGAATCGCGACCGTACACCCTACATTCTGCTTGGCGCAAATTGCTTGTTCTTTTCCAGGATTGCGGCCACAGATATTAGTGGCTTGAGTATACGAAGCCTCATACCGATGAGAGCGTGTCGAGCTACGTGTGAGTGGGCGTGTGTGTGTTGGAACTTTCCGAGCAATCTGGCAGTTACCCTGCGGCACTCATTCATGAGTCACTTTTCAGTTCTTCACACTGAACACCATggggtgttgaaaaaaaaaagcagtgttttCCTGAAATTCATCATCAGCAAATAAACGGATACAGAAATCACACCAAGCACTCAACTTTTGCGTAAGAAGTAAATGCCAATTCCGGTGAATGAATCGACTGAACTGATTAGTTTATCGAGCAGTTTGTCTACATTAATCCAACAAGTAAAGATGTCCAGGAATATTTCTCTTAATGTTCTCATCACAGCAATTTTCCAGCTCCTCCCAGAAGATGGGTGGTTATGATGGTTATTCTGACGTTAAAAAACGGACGACGCAAGATGTCCTTGATGAGGAGGTATGCAAGTTCGTTAGACCGCAACCTCCTTCTATCGTGGTTTTCGTCGTTGTAGAAAAGAAGTTcctgagttttattttttttttccttttttgcctgGTTTGTTCTGTTCGAGTCTTGTCACTCTCCTGAAGTGAACAACGCCGCGTCACTATAATTATAAAAGTTAAGattgaaaaaaaagcaaagttGAACCTAACgatagcagtatttttcgattaCATTATGTTAAAAAAAACGACCTCGTTACCGCGTTAATAACTCACGAGCAGAAGGGCACCAGCAGATGCTAGAGAACTTTTATTAATGCGCACTATGCAACAAGGATGAAATgagaaattcttgaacacggaatgtcgctgaagccaacgttccGACAAGTGATCTTGCCTTTGAATAAGACAAGACAATACCActtggcttcagcgacaccccatgttcaagAATTTCTCATATCTTCAAGCCTGCATCTCCTGCTGAACTTCTGCTTTGTAAGAATGAGATGAGGTATAGACCAACCTAACAAGTCGTGCATACCTCCATTGTGACCGATGTGAAGAACTCAGTAGGATCGAACTTCCATCCTGTGGTACAAGTCGCAGCACTGCCGTCGGCGACGCTGGCATTCACGCCGTCACTGGATAAGCTCACCATCTGACAGCGTCGCCGTGGCAACACGCTGGCATCCGGGAAGTCTTCAAGCGACGTGCCGTTGACGAAGCACCACTGGCTTGGTGGTGCGATGAGCAAGAACACGTGAAAGAAATAGCACAGAGCCGTGTTCCACGTGGCTAGCACGAGAGCCCCGAGCATGATGGTCTTGTTGAAAAGACCGAAGCCGCCAACTTCCTTCAACACTCGCTCGAACTCCATGACCTAAGAATTCTATGATACCTGCGTGTAATTGGGATGCGCCTTAGCGCCTTGGAAAAGTTCGCGACCATTAGCGACATTTGCTAAGAGCAGAAAAATATGCATGcaatattttattttgaaaaggCTAATCGTGCGAGAGATTAGCTTTTAAGTCTGCGCAGAGGACAGCaacacaagacaaagaagaccaCAGGACATGGCACTGAGCCGATATTCATCAACATGAACAGATACTAACTAACGTTAACAGCTTAACTTCAACGTATAAATGGTAATATCAATACCTGATTAATAAGAATCTTAATTACATtcacgtgatgtttttttttctgcgatgaaACAAACAACTCTTCTTGTATGACGAACGCCGAGGTCTTTAAATAAAATCACTGCTGTGCTCTCGATAGCCGCTGAAAACACAGTAGCTTCAGTTGTAAACTTTGTCGAGAACGTATGCGTGGTAAGCAGTGTACACGTAAAGTGAATGCTAGGTGTCCGCATTACACAGTAGACGTAGTTGCTAGTCGCATTGCAAGCTGTCACAAATGTCACCCTTGTGCGTCAGCAGGTTTACAAGACAGAGGACACTGAAAGTGCGCGAAAACGACCCTTCACTGCTACCTCTAAATGAAAGCTCCTTATCgaaaaaatttggccgcgtatctgcatgcttcgctgcaaatgtcgtctaaagacgatagaagaggcgctgcgtgagatatgaacgccatctggcaatacgtcgggaaacgtgaatgctgtgttgcgggctggtagtcccggcgcagcagcaggcaagaccggcggtgaccaacgcgaccggcggggacgccagccagcccgaacacgcggtttggtgcgaagcgccgaagcagaagaaacgtccgcactcaacgagtactctccacacactcttttatattcacgtcgcctgggtaaagcaggaatgccagagcggtgccccatggcatagagtttcctataaatacactagagagaactctggcgctagtgtctatgggagctgcaacgcacggcgcttcagccagcatgggaatgatgggtagtacacaaatttgtctaaacttcgttctttcggctccgtttggctccgcgtcggctgcatccgctttgtcgcaaaactaaattcagcaaaagtcagctgttccacttcaccactttaacttctttaggctaaccaaatcaaacctggtcgcgaagttcacaacggtctattcttttacccgaaacgaacgccaaaacacggcgataaacaaagccacaagtacgtttgaagccgcaagcacgaagactaggcaaatttgtgtactacccatcattcccatggtagctgaacgatcgcagcgctagagtcccctctagttaattttaggaaactctatgccccatggcactcgtacagtgcaatactgaactgaaaccgaaacacaacaatgagctcgcgcagagggcacggaggaagccaagtttcggcgcagtcacattttcagcgcagcttaagaaactagggtctctaaaattacgcatctatgtattttctattaaaggaacacaccacctaatacttacctagtgatgttgcgcctcagatatgcgtaatgtttgctttttgatcaaccatgtacacaagtatgaacctagtgagcctttcatgatggctggcccttgtgcaagtggttcaactttggccgagtggctgaatcgagggacgtgccgacaaacagaaagacagaccaaaatttctgcgtttaagttccccaagaaagactatcgtctttaaaaatatcaAGAACCAGATGGTCATAACAACAAAATCAATTTTCTGAGCTTCAAGATTTAGTTGAAGCCGGACCCTCATATATGACCTAATGTTATGCGATATGTTGGTTCACTGCTCCCGCCTTGGTACATATTTCGGATTAAATGCCCAGTTGTCGAGAAAAATGGAACCAGGTGCATCTGCACAAGTAGAGAACCTCATATACATAAAAACGTCGCTTACAATTTTCACGGTGCCATTTTTTAAGCAGTCAAGCTTCGCGTGGCTATGTGTTACCATGGAGCGAAGTGGTTACAATCTGCGGTTCCCTTAGCTGTCATTACCCATAACTCGCGGTCATTGAGAACTATAAGGACCACTAAAAACAGTAAAGGCTGCAAGCGCTAAAAAATGAGGCCATGGCCCATTTACACAAATACAGATA
Above is a window of Rhipicephalus sanguineus isolate Rsan-2018 chromosome 3, BIME_Rsan_1.4, whole genome shotgun sequence DNA encoding:
- the LOC119387834 gene encoding solute carrier family 22 member 7-like produces the protein MEFERVLKEVGGFGLFNKTIMLGALVLATWNTALCYFFHVFLLIAPPSQWCFVNGTSLEDFPDASVLPRRRCQMVSLSSDGVNASVADGSAATCTTGWKFDPTEFFTSVTMENQWVCGESWKLYAVHTAYWSGSMTGYFVSGFLADKIGRKKTALVLIVVGSTCNLLGAFFSQFTSYTILKYFTAAGSYTVTTTVFVLVMEYTISERRTLVAFVWATSWTVLATMLPWYAYLVQNWRVLIVTNASMSVFLLVIFWWVPESSSWLLSVNRKQEALAILQRIARINGKEVSEEQLNKLLKKTASDAQSHAVDEEAPSFWKGTLLMLKSPNIRKIMVLIYLGWFIVCMCYNVTTLELGRLGLNIYSTYSIAIACEFPVNVICISSLDKLGRRWPNSIFTLIGGAVCLAMWLIRTESATWTLVMATMLIMAFAGGYNITYQLASEVFPTAVRGRAVLLQRLLGDAGGLLGAQVASLAELDEYLPMLVMGCLALLGSVLVFFLPETVGTAMPQTIEDGERFGRDQGLWFCPLFTRNAEEPAQEKLPKRERLGIFSFRKSMPVTGQPAVNKAFDNNESVVATIYNAVR